CCCCAGGTTTAAAACCTGCTCTGCTTTTATGTAATATGTCTCTGCTCAGTAATATGTCGGTTTACGTACACCTCGGTTTAGGTAATTTCTGGTTTATGAAGGAAAATCAGTTCAAAATAAACTgatttcataaactgaggtactactttATTATGCAGCATTTAGAATTTGTAATATTCAATTTTGCTGGGGTCAAATACCTTCTCAATGTCAATGCATGCATTgttgcttttattctcacagatgtgTTTTATCAGATTCTTTCCTCCCCCACCTTTTCATACACATTGGTTAAGGTAACTAactctggagccagagtttgggagttcccttcccttctagccctgcagttctaagattctattacCTCAGTACCTATTTCTCTGACTATCTCTGCTCCCTAGactgttttcagaaattcctgatgattCTCTACCCGTAACAGCATTTTATCTACATCCCATCCCTTTCATGGATttatcctttctcttcttcccagcATTGACCACTAACTGCTCTTTACTGGTTCTCAAGTCCAATAATTTAGCTGCATCACATTCATCCACTTTTActcttccttttccccatcttgttaTTCATTTTCCTAAACAATCctttaattcaattttttttctcgttatcaactttgagaaattaatttctaattttctggaagcTGATGTACAATCATTGGGGAAAATttaagaggggaaaagaaggtaatatactttgaatttgatgtacTTATTTGGGTGTAGAAATTATCATCCCTTCATGACTCCCCCCTCCAGAAGgtccctcagtgaagagcccttcCAGCCTCAAGCCCAAAGGAACAACCTCCGGTTCGGCCTCATCCCCTCCCtgcttctcctcccttccctttttgGCTGTCAGCTTCCTCCTCCGTGACTCAGACGGAGCCTGAACACATCATTCcttattcctgcagattttggaagtgactgtttgtcttctttttctaatctaccagatgatgaacaggagaagaattgcccagcaacatctgggacaACCTGGGCAGGAATTCATCATCaagcaagaaaagagagaattGAGATACGGAAAGGGCAAACATGGACTTCAGATGAAAGGACTGACGCAAAGGAGAAACAACgtaaatgcatgtcacctcagtagataTCAAAGAACACATCCAGGGgagaaactgtatccatgtatggaatgcGGAAGGATCTTCAGTCAGAACAAGAGCCTCCATATACACcatagaactcacactggggagaaaccacatgaatgcatagaatgtggaaagagctttagtatcAGTGCTGTCCTTAGGTTAcaccaaaggactcacactggggagaaaccatataaatgcatggaatgtggaaagagttttagtatCAGTGCTGTCCTTAGGTTACACCAAAGGACTCactctggggagaaaccatataaatggacggaatgtggaaagagctttagtcacagtggtggccttaggttacatcaaaggacccacactggggggaaaccacataaatgcatggaatgtggaaagtgctttagtTGCAGtagtcaccttaggttacatcaaaggacacacactggggagaaaccgcataactgcacggaatgtggaaagagctttagtaggagtggtgcccttaggttacatcaaaggacccacactggggagaaaccacataaatgcatggaatgtggaaaaagctttaatCAGAGTGGTCACCtgagggtacatcaaaggacccacactggggagaaaccacataaatgcatggaatgtggaaagagctttactcaggGTGGACACTTTAGGTTACATctaaggactcacactggggagaaaccacagaaatgcatggaatgtggaaagagctttagttgcagtagtaaccttaggttacatcaaaggactcacactggggaaaaaccatataaatgcatggaatgcgaaaagagcttcagtcaaagtggtgcccttaggttacatcaaaggacccacactggggagaaaccacataaatgcatgaaatgtggcaAGAGCTTTAGCTGCAGTGGTAGCCTTACGTCACATCAAAAGACCCACACacaggagaaaccacataaatgtatggaatgtggaaagagctttagtcacagtggtgcccttaggttacatcaaaggacccacactggggagaaaccacataaatgcatggaatgtggaaagagctttagttgcagtactcaccttaggttacatcaaaggatccacactggggagaaaccacataaatgcacggaatgtggaaagagctttagtaggagtggtgcccttaggttacatcaaaggacacacactggggagaaaccgcataactgcatggaatgtggcaagagctttagtcacagtggtgcccttaaattacatcaaagg
The Pogona vitticeps strain Pit_001003342236 chromosome 1, PviZW2.1, whole genome shotgun sequence genome window above contains:
- the LOC140706082 gene encoding uncharacterized protein LOC140706082 isoform X4 gives rise to the protein MMNRRRIAQQHLGQPGQEFIIKQEKRELRYGKGKHGLQMKGLTQRRNNVNACHLSRYQRTHPGEKLYPCMECGRIFSQNKSLHIHHRTHTGEKPHECIECGKSFSISAVLRLHQRTHTGEKPYKCMECGKSFSISAVLRLHQRTHSGEKPYKWTECGKSFSHSGGLRLHQRTHTGGKPHKCMECGKCFSCSSHLRLHQRTHTGEKPHNCTECGKSFSRSGALRLHQRTHTGEKPHKCMECGKSFNQSGHLRVHQRTHTGEKPHKCMECGKSFTQGGHFRLHLRTHTGEKPQKCMECGKSFSCSSNLRLHQRTHTGEKPYKCMECEKSFSQSGALRLHQRTHTGEKPHKCMKCGKSFSCSGSLTSHQKTHTQEKPHKCMECGKSFSHSGALRLHQRTHTGEKPHKCMECGKSFSCSTHLRLHQRIHTGEKPHKCTECGKSFSRSGALRLHQRTHTGEKPHNCMECGKSFSHSGALKLHQRTHTGEKPHKCMDCGKSFNCSGSLTSHRKTHTGEKPHLCMECGKSFSQSGALRLHQRSHTGEKPHKCMECGKSFSCISNLRLHQRTHTGEKPHKCMECGKSFSQNVHFKLHQRTHTGEKPHKCMECGKSFSHSGNLKLHQRTHTGEKPHKCMECGKSFSCSSKLRSHQRTHTGEKPHKCIECGKTFSRSDALRLHQRTHTGEKPHKCMECGKSFNQSGHLRVHQRTHTGEKPHKSMECGKSFSRSGDFRLHQRTHMERSHINA
- the LOC140706082 gene encoding uncharacterized protein LOC140706082 isoform X3, which gives rise to MGLLSPLLSLPASLGEPGLATREPRVSSEPLLPLEGAPLPPGSLWRPFHVPPPPLALFLPPSLSPPPRRHRGREGGGAGGGSEKPLLLRRQAPPSSPPLCSKKEEEEEEEERPGGNAVGGGDARLPDRDPVKEGRGETELNSLCFFFVRGPKTKSQIPDPSNICKMMNRRRIAQQHLGQPGQEFIIKQEKRELRYGKGKHGLQMKGLTQRRNNVNACHLSRYQRTHPGEKLYPCMECGRIFSQNKSLHIHHRTHTGEKPHECIECGKSFSISAVLRLHQRTHTGEKPYKCMECGKSFSISAVLRLHQRTHSGEKPYKWTECGKSFSHSGGLRLHQRTHTGGKPHKCMECGKCFSCSSHLRLHQRTHTGEKPHNCTECGKSFSRSGALRLHQRTHTGEKPHKCMECGKSFNQSGHLRVHQRTHTGEKPHKCMECGKSFTQGGHFRLHLRTHTGEKPQKCMECGKSFSCSSNLRLHQRTHTGEKPYKCMECEKSFSQSGALRLHQRTHTGEKPHKCMKCGKSFSCSGSLTSHQKTHTQEKPHKCMECGKSFSHSGALRLHQRTHTGEKPHKCMECGKSFSCSTHLRLHQRIHTGEKPHKCTECGKSFSRSGALRLHQRTHTGEKPHNCMECGKSFSHSGALKLHQRTHTGEKPHKCMDCGKSFNCSGSLTSHRKTHTGEKPHLCMECGKSFSQSGALRLHQRSHTGEKPHKCMECGKSFSCISNLRLHQRTHTGEKPHKCMECGKSFSQNVHFKLHQRTHTGEKPHKCMECGKSFSHSGNLKLHQRTHTGEKPHKCMECGKSFSCSSKLRSHQRTHTGEKPHKCIECGKTFSRSDALRLHQRTHTGEKPHKCMECGKSFNQSGHLRVHQRTHTGEKPHKSMECGKSFSRSGDFRLHQRTHMERSHINA